In Monodelphis domestica isolate mMonDom1 chromosome 3, mMonDom1.pri, whole genome shotgun sequence, the following proteins share a genomic window:
- the LOC100025938 gene encoding zinc finger protein 501-like, translated as MAFVLLPPRAHQELVTFKDVAVDFTPEEWGHLHPSQKELYRDVMLENYQNLVWLGLAVSKPDMIYQLEQVEGSWVSEREVPAICCPDFETRLETKLATSKLDISLEVSSQEKVFRDDSCISKLREAFEYDTWLESQQNNEEKPYECNECGKSFHQITQLWQPQNIHTGERPYVCKDCGKAFRHRPALTQHWKIHTGEKPYICTECGKAFHQRAGLTQHQKTHTREKPYMCKECGKAFHQSTALTLHQRVHTGEKPYECMECGKAFHQRTGLNQHQKIHTGEKTYVCNECGKAFHQSPTLTRHRRIHTGEKPHVCKVCGKAFHQSTALTQHQRIHTGERPYECTKCGKSFNCNSYLISHYRIHIDDRPYECKECGKAFRRSTQLTRHRRIHTGEKPYECNECGKAFYRRSGLTGHQKIHTREKSCGIK; from the exons AGGAGCTGTACAGGGACGTGATGCTGGAGAACTACCAGAACCTGGTCTGGCTGG GGCTTGCGGTTTCCAAACCAGATATGATTTACCAGTTGGAGCAAGTGGAAGGCTCTTGGGTGTCTGAGAGAGAAGTGCCAGCAATCTGCTGTCCAG ATTTTGAGACTAGACTTGAAACCAAGCTGGCCACTTCAAAGCTGGACATTTCTTTGGAAGTATCATCCCAGGAAAAAGTCTTCAGGGATGACTCTTGTATCTCCAAATTGCGAGAAGCCTTTGAATATGATACCTGGCTGGAAAGCCAGCAGAACAATGAGGAGAAACCTTacgaatgtaatgaatgtgggaagtcTTTCCACCAGATAACACAACTTTGGCAGCCTCAGAAtattcatactggagagagacCTTATGTATGTAAGGATTGTGGGAAAGCCTTCCGCCATCGTCCAGCTCTTACTCAACACTGGaagattcatactggagagaaaccgtaTATATGTAcagaatgtgggaaggcctttcaTCAGCGGGCAGGACTTACTCAACATCAGAAAACTCATACTAGAGAGAAACCTTACATGTGTaaggaatgtgggaaggcctttcaCCAGAGCACagctctcactctgcatcagagagttcatactggagagaaaccttatgaatgtatggaatgtgggaaggccttccaTCAAAGGACAGGACTTAatcaacatcagaaaattcatactggagagaaaactTACgtatgtaatgaatgtggaaaggccttccaCCAGAGCCCAACTCTTACTCGACATCGgaggattcatactggagagaaacctcatgTATGTAAGGTATGTGGGAAGGCCTTCCACCAGAGCACAGCACTTACTCAACATCAAAGGatccatactggagagagaccttatgaatgtacTAAATGTGGGAAATCCTTCAACTGCAACTCCTACCTTATTTCCCATTACAGAATTCATATTGATGACAGACCATATGAATGTAaggaatgtggaaaggccttccgCCGGAGCACACAGCTTACTAGACATcggagaattcatactggtgagaagccttatgaatgtaatgaatgtggcaaaGCCTTCTATCGACGGTCAGGACTTACAGgacatcagaaaatccatacTCGAGAAAAATCTTGTGGAATCAAATGA